One Terriglobales bacterium DNA segment encodes these proteins:
- a CDS encoding SDR family oxidoreductase, which yields MAVSKDKRAPDGDLHGKVALVTGAARRIGREIALTLASRGADVAITYLTSSREAQDTFAEIQHLGVRSLALCCDVTDPKDVQATIKQVVKEFGGLDILVNNAAIYETVNFEDITPQQWDAVFATNVRGPFLVSQAALPALRKRKGRIINLGSLGGIRPWATHAHYCSSKAALTMLTQVMAKALAPDIAVNCVAPGMIDMHEPKSAAFFRKTAAHTPMKRNGTAAEVAAAVAFFATAPQFITGQLLVVDGGLSLD from the coding sequence ATGGCCGTTTCCAAAGACAAGCGCGCCCCTGATGGGGATTTGCATGGCAAGGTGGCGCTGGTCACCGGAGCCGCGCGCCGCATTGGACGCGAAATTGCCCTCACCCTGGCTTCACGGGGCGCCGATGTTGCCATAACCTATCTCACCTCTTCCCGCGAGGCGCAAGACACTTTCGCCGAAATTCAACACCTCGGTGTGCGTTCTCTTGCTCTCTGCTGCGATGTCACCGACCCAAAGGACGTCCAAGCCACCATCAAACAGGTGGTGAAAGAGTTCGGCGGCCTGGATATTCTGGTCAACAACGCCGCGATCTACGAAACCGTAAATTTCGAAGACATCACGCCCCAGCAATGGGATGCGGTCTTCGCCACCAATGTGCGTGGCCCATTTCTGGTCTCCCAAGCCGCCTTGCCCGCGCTGCGCAAACGTAAAGGACGAATTATCAATCTCGGTTCGCTGGGCGGAATCCGTCCCTGGGCCACACATGCACACTATTGCTCATCGAAAGCAGCCCTTACGATGCTCACCCAGGTAATGGCCAAGGCGCTCGCGCCCGACATCGCGGTGAATTGCGTAGCGCCCGGCATGATTGACATGCACGAACCCAAGAGCGCAGCTTTCTTTCGAAAAACCGCCGCGCATACTCCCATGAAGCGCAACGGCACCGCGGCTGAGGTCGCCGCCGCCGTAGCCTTCTTTGCCACGGCTCCGCAATTCATTACCGGACAACTTTTGGTTGTGGATGGCGGACTTAGTCTGGACTGA
- a CDS encoding TlyA family RNA methyltransferase, translating to MKQRLDKLLVDRGLAASRERAQALVLAGRVLVNGQKVEKPGTAIHGAAELRLLGSDLRYVSRGGLKLEKALEHWRIKVEGLSCLDVGASTGGFTDCLLQHGAARVIAVDTGYGQIHLSLREDPRVRLLEKTNARYLRAEDVLEPISLVVMDVSFISATLVLPAVVQAAFSRTHTEAAQNKHIIVLVKPQFEVGRTQVGKRGIVRDPAAQLAAVEKVRQKVVELGATSTDFIESPILGAEGNREFLLYAIF from the coding sequence GTGAAACAACGGCTCGATAAGCTGCTCGTGGATCGCGGCCTCGCCGCCTCCCGTGAACGCGCCCAAGCCCTGGTGCTGGCCGGCCGCGTACTCGTCAACGGCCAAAAGGTGGAGAAGCCCGGCACTGCAATTCACGGAGCCGCCGAACTACGCCTCTTGGGCAGCGATTTGCGGTATGTGAGCCGGGGCGGACTCAAGCTCGAAAAGGCACTTGAGCATTGGAGAATCAAAGTTGAAGGCCTCTCCTGCCTCGATGTGGGCGCTTCCACGGGTGGCTTCACCGATTGCCTTCTGCAACACGGCGCAGCGAGAGTGATCGCGGTGGATACCGGTTACGGTCAGATCCACCTCAGTCTTCGTGAGGACCCTCGGGTGCGCCTGCTGGAGAAGACGAACGCCCGCTACCTCCGCGCGGAGGATGTCCTCGAGCCGATCTCTCTCGTGGTGATGGATGTCTCTTTCATTTCTGCGACCTTGGTCCTTCCCGCCGTGGTTCAGGCCGCTTTCTCGAGAACACACACCGAGGCAGCGCAGAACAAGCACATCATCGTTCTTGTGAAGCCGCAATTCGAAGTGGGTCGAACCCAGGTAGGGAAGAGAGGCATCGTGCGCGATCCTGCGGCACAGTTGGCCGCCGTCGAAAAAGTCAGGCAAAAAGTGGTCGAATTGGGTGCAACGAGCACCGACTTTATCGAGTCACCCATCCTCGGCGCAGAAGGCAACCGCGAATTCTTGCTTTACGCAATTTTCTGA
- a CDS encoding NAD(+)/NADH kinase, which produces MKSVAIFSKPAKPEVARILPDLLAWLRAHDYQVVVDPVTAGYAPGEETLERSEVASRKPNFVIVLGGDGTLLAAARSVAKAGIPVLGVNLGSLGFLTEVPLPELYATLEAIEKKCCHTETRTLLHCQLLRNQKYIADYVALNDVVVNKTAIARLGSFDVYVDQVFVSNYKADGLIVATPTGSTAYSLAAGGPVLAPSVEAFVVTPVSPHALTHRPLVVRDTSEILILVTDEEDAYLSVDGQEGMPLKDGDRVSCRKSEHKVQLLRMEKSFFDVLRAKLKWGQR; this is translated from the coding sequence ATGAAGTCAGTCGCGATTTTTTCGAAACCCGCCAAGCCAGAAGTGGCACGCATTCTGCCGGACCTGCTTGCCTGGTTGCGGGCTCACGACTACCAGGTCGTTGTGGACCCCGTGACCGCCGGCTACGCTCCCGGCGAGGAGACTCTCGAGCGCTCGGAGGTCGCCAGCCGAAAACCAAACTTTGTAATCGTACTTGGGGGTGACGGCACATTGCTGGCAGCGGCGCGCTCTGTGGCCAAAGCCGGAATCCCCGTGCTCGGGGTCAACCTTGGCTCGTTGGGATTTCTCACTGAAGTCCCGCTCCCCGAGCTCTATGCCACGCTCGAGGCTATTGAGAAGAAGTGTTGTCACACTGAAACTCGCACCTTGTTACATTGCCAGCTCCTGCGCAACCAAAAATACATCGCTGATTACGTAGCTCTCAATGACGTGGTCGTCAACAAGACCGCCATTGCCCGCCTTGGAAGTTTTGATGTCTACGTTGACCAGGTATTTGTTTCCAACTACAAGGCTGACGGGCTGATTGTGGCTACGCCCACCGGCTCCACCGCTTATTCCCTTGCCGCGGGTGGTCCCGTGCTTGCTCCCTCGGTGGAAGCGTTCGTGGTCACCCCGGTGTCGCCGCATGCTCTCACTCACCGCCCTTTAGTAGTGCGCGACACCTCTGAAATTTTAATTCTGGTTACCGACGAAGAGGACGCCTACCTCAGTGTTGATGGGCAAGAGGGCATGCCGCTAAAAGATGGCGACCGCGTCAGCTGCCGAAAATCCGAACACAAGGTGCAATTGCTGCGCATGGAAAAGTCCTTCTTCGACGTGCTGCGCGCCAAACTGAAATGGGGACAACGGTGA